The following proteins are encoded in a genomic region of Ailuropoda melanoleuca isolate Jingjing chromosome 10, ASM200744v2, whole genome shotgun sequence:
- the ZNF598 gene encoding E3 ubiquitin-protein ligase ZNF598 isoform X1 has protein sequence MVLLTSPLTWFQVVFGKKLPAFATIPLQQLQYEKKYDIYFADGKVFALYRQLLQHECPQCPELPPFGLFGDLEQHMRKQHELFCCKLCLKHLKIFTYERKWYSRKDLARHRMQGDPDDTSHRGHPLCKFCDERYLDNDELLKHLRRDHYFCHFCDSDGAQDYYSDYAYLREHFREKHFLCEEGRCSTEQFTHAFRTEIDLKAHRTACHSRSRAEARQNRQIDLQFSYAPRHSRRNEGVVGGEDYEEVDRYNRQGRTGRASGRGAQQSRRGSWRYKREEEDREVAAAIRASVAAQQQQQQQQETRRSEDREEGGRAKKEEAGLRGLEEPRGPRRPPRTQGEGAGLKEASPNGPVSQEGLPAPGPATGTMLPSTLPPPTSKLKDEDFPSLCASTSSSSSSSCSAATALGPVGLALAYPVPARGRSTFQEDDFPALVSSACKPSTAPTSLISAWNSSSSKKVAHPSTGAQAAGGSSQPPRKAGKGGKGSKKGGLPPSEEEEEDGRAGLTAQELRSVPTTVAVSSLLALASTQTVTKVGKKKKVGSEKAGAASPPPLPPDKDGPPGAGQAPTTTAGRAEGPIALIVNGHTEGPAPARSTPKEPPGLPRPLGPLPCPTPQEDFPALGVPCPPRMPPPPGFNAVVLLKGTPPPPPPGLVPPVSKPPPGFSGLLPSPHPACVPSTATTTKAPRLTPTPQAYLVPENFRERNLQLIQSIKDFLQSDEARFGKFKSHSGEFRQGVISAAQYYKSCRDLLGENFQKIFNELLVLLPDTAKQQELLSAHTHFRGRDRPPGTKAKKNKKSAWQASTRPAGLDCCVCPTCQQVLAHGDVSSHQALHAAQDNDFPSLQAIARILT, from the exons ATGGTCCTGCTCACCAGCCCCCTCACTTGGTTCCAGGTGGTCTTCGGGAAGAAGCTTCCTGCCTTTGCCACAATTCCCCTTCAGCAGCTGCAGTACGAGAAGAAATATGACATCTACTTTGCCGATGGAAAAGTTTTTGCCTTGTACAG GCAGCTGCTTCAGCATGAGTGCCCGCAGTGCCCTGAGCTGCCGCCCTTCGGCCTCTTCGGGGACCTGGAGCAGCACATGCGGAAGCAACACGAGCTCTTCTGCTGCAAGCTATGCCTCAAACACCTCAAG ATCTTCACCTACGAGCGCAAATGGTACTCGCGCAAGGACCTGGCGCGGCACCGCATGCAGGGGGACCCCGACGACACGTCACACCGAGGGCACCCGCTCTGCAAGTTCTGTGACGAGCGCTACCTGGACAACGACGAGCTGCTCAAACACCTTCGCCGTGACCACTACTTCTGCCATTTCTGTGACTCGGACGGGGCCCAGGACTACTACAG CGACTACGCCTACCTGCGCGAGCACTTCCGGGAGAAGCACTTCCTGTGTGAGGAGGGCCGCTGCAGCACGGAGCAGTTCACCCACGCCTTCCGCACCGAGATTGACCTCAAGGCCCACAGGACAGCCTGCCACAGCCGGAGCCGCGCCGAGGCCCGCCAGAACCGCCAGATTGACCTGCAGTTCAGCTACGCACCCCGGCACTCGCGCCGAAACGAGG GGGTCGTTGGGGGCGAGGACTACGAGGAGGTGGACAGGTACAATCGCCAGGGCCGTACCGGCCGGGCCAGTGGTCGTGGAGCCCAGCAGAGCCGTCGAGGAAGCTGGAGGTACAAGAG GGAAGAAGAGGACCGGGAAGTGGCGGCTGCCATCCGGGCCTCAGTGGCcgcacagcagcagcagcagcagcagcaggagacaCGCAGGAGTGAGGACCGGGAGGAGGGCGGCAGGGCcaagaaggaggaggcagggttGCGGGGGCTCGAGGAGCCCCGAGGCCCCCGGCGCCCACCCCGGACTCAGGGCGAAGGTGCAG GCCTCAAGGAAGCCTCGCCAAATGGTCCTGTAAGCCAAGAgggcctcccagcccctggcccagccaCAGGGACCATGCTGCCAAG caccctcccacctcccacttcGAAGCTCAAGGATGAAGATTTCCCCAGCCTCTGCGCCTCcacgtcctcctcctcctcctcctcgtgcTCTGCTGCCACGGCCCTGGGCCCCGTGGGGCTGGCACTGGCGTACCCTGTCCCTGCCAGGGGCAGGAGCACCTTCCAGGAGGACGATTTCCCCGCCCTGGTGTCCTCTGCCTGCAAGCCCAGCACCGCCCCCACCAGCCTCATTTCTGCGTGGAACAGTAGCAGCAGCAAGAAGGTGGCGCACCCCAGCACGGGGGCCCAGGCCGCTGGCGGGAGCAGCCAGCCCCCCAGGAAGGCTGGGAAGGGGGGCAAGGGCAGCAAGAAGGGTGGGCTGCCCCcctcagaggaggaggaggaggacggccGTGCCGGCCTCACTGCCCAGGAGCTGCGAAGCGTGCCCACCACGGTAGCGGTATCCTCCCTGCTGGCTCTGGCCTCCACCCAGACAGTCACCAAGGTTGGCAAGAAGAAGAAGGTGGGCTCGGAGAAGGCAGGTGCCGCCtcaccccccccactccccccggACAAAGATGGGccccctggggctgggcaggcccCCACCACGACCGCCGGCAGAGCCGAGGGGCCCATTGCCCTCATCGTCAACGGACACACAGAGGGCCCGGCCCCAGCTCGGAGCACACCCAAGGAACCTCCTGGGCTCCCGCGGCCCCTGGGGCCCCTCCCCTGTCCCACACCCCAGGAAGACTTCCCAGCACTCGgagtcccctgccctcccaggatgccccctcccccag GCTTCAACGCTGTGGTGCTCCTGAAGGGCACCCCGCCCCCGCCTCCACCCGGCCTGGTGCCCCCCGTCAGCAAGCCACCCCCCGGCTTCTCGGgcctcctgcccagcccccacccagcctgtgtccccagcactgcCACCACCACGAAAGC GCCCAGACTGACACCTACGCCACAGGCCTACCTGGTGCCCGAGAACTTCCGGGAGAGGAACCTGCAGCTCATACAGTCCATCAAGGACTTCCTGCAGAGTGACGAGGCCCGCTTCGGCAAGTTCAAGAGCCACTCGGGGGAGTTCAGACAG GGCGTGATCTCCGCAGCCCAGTATTACAAGAGCTGCCGCGACCTGCTCGGGGAGAACTTCCAGAAGATTTTCAATGAGCTGCTGGTGCTCCTGCCTGACACGGCCAAGCAGCAGGAGCTGCTGTCCGCACACACGCACTTCCGGGGCCGAGACAGGCCTCCTGGCACCAAGgccaagaaaaacaagaagagcGCGTGGCAGGCCAGCACCCGGCCGGCGGGCCTGGACTGCTGCGTGTGCCCCACCTGCCAGCAGGTGCTCGCGCACGGTGACGTCAGCAGCCACCAGGCACTGCACGCTGCCCAGGACAACGACTTCCCCTCCCTGCAAGCCATCGCCAGGATCCTCACGTAG
- the ZNF598 gene encoding E3 ubiquitin-protein ligase ZNF598 isoform X3 — MVLLTSPLTWFQVVFGKKLPAFATIPLQQLQYEKKYDIYFADGKVFALYRQLLQHECPQCPELPPFGLFGDLEQHMRKQHELFCCKLCLKHLKIFTYERKWYSRKDLARHRMQGDPDDTSHRGHPLCKFCDERYLDNDELLKHLRRDHYFCHFCDSDGAQDYYSDYAYLREHFREKHFLCEEGRCSTEQFTHAFRTEIDLKAHRTACHSRSRAEARQNRQIDLQFSYAPRHSRRNEGVVGGEDYEEVDRYNRQGRTGRASGRGAQQSRRGSWRYKREEEDREVAAAIRASVAAQQQQQQQQETRRSEDREEGGRAKKEEAGLRGLEEPRGPRRPPRTQGEGAGLKEASPNGPVSQEGLPAPGPATGTMLPSTLPPPTSKLKDEDFPSLCASTSSSSSSSCSAATALGPVGLALAYPVPARGRSTFQEDDFPALVSSACKPSTAPTSLISAWNSSSSKKVAHPSTGAQAAGGSSQPPRKAGKGGKGSKKGGLPPSEEEEEDGRAGLTAQELRSVPTTVAVSSLLALASTQTVTKVGKKKKVGSEKAGAASPPPLPPDKDGPPGAGQAPTTTAGRAEGPIALIVNGHTEGPAPARSTPKEPPGLPRPLGPLPCPTPQEDFPALGVPCPPRMPPPPGSCCATPCRLQRCGAPEGHPAPASTRPGAPRQQATPRLLGPPAQPPPSLCPQHCHHHESAQTDTYATGLPGARELPGEEPAAHTVHQGLPAE; from the exons ATGGTCCTGCTCACCAGCCCCCTCACTTGGTTCCAGGTGGTCTTCGGGAAGAAGCTTCCTGCCTTTGCCACAATTCCCCTTCAGCAGCTGCAGTACGAGAAGAAATATGACATCTACTTTGCCGATGGAAAAGTTTTTGCCTTGTACAG GCAGCTGCTTCAGCATGAGTGCCCGCAGTGCCCTGAGCTGCCGCCCTTCGGCCTCTTCGGGGACCTGGAGCAGCACATGCGGAAGCAACACGAGCTCTTCTGCTGCAAGCTATGCCTCAAACACCTCAAG ATCTTCACCTACGAGCGCAAATGGTACTCGCGCAAGGACCTGGCGCGGCACCGCATGCAGGGGGACCCCGACGACACGTCACACCGAGGGCACCCGCTCTGCAAGTTCTGTGACGAGCGCTACCTGGACAACGACGAGCTGCTCAAACACCTTCGCCGTGACCACTACTTCTGCCATTTCTGTGACTCGGACGGGGCCCAGGACTACTACAG CGACTACGCCTACCTGCGCGAGCACTTCCGGGAGAAGCACTTCCTGTGTGAGGAGGGCCGCTGCAGCACGGAGCAGTTCACCCACGCCTTCCGCACCGAGATTGACCTCAAGGCCCACAGGACAGCCTGCCACAGCCGGAGCCGCGCCGAGGCCCGCCAGAACCGCCAGATTGACCTGCAGTTCAGCTACGCACCCCGGCACTCGCGCCGAAACGAGG GGGTCGTTGGGGGCGAGGACTACGAGGAGGTGGACAGGTACAATCGCCAGGGCCGTACCGGCCGGGCCAGTGGTCGTGGAGCCCAGCAGAGCCGTCGAGGAAGCTGGAGGTACAAGAG GGAAGAAGAGGACCGGGAAGTGGCGGCTGCCATCCGGGCCTCAGTGGCcgcacagcagcagcagcagcagcagcaggagacaCGCAGGAGTGAGGACCGGGAGGAGGGCGGCAGGGCcaagaaggaggaggcagggttGCGGGGGCTCGAGGAGCCCCGAGGCCCCCGGCGCCCACCCCGGACTCAGGGCGAAGGTGCAG GCCTCAAGGAAGCCTCGCCAAATGGTCCTGTAAGCCAAGAgggcctcccagcccctggcccagccaCAGGGACCATGCTGCCAAG caccctcccacctcccacttcGAAGCTCAAGGATGAAGATTTCCCCAGCCTCTGCGCCTCcacgtcctcctcctcctcctcctcgtgcTCTGCTGCCACGGCCCTGGGCCCCGTGGGGCTGGCACTGGCGTACCCTGTCCCTGCCAGGGGCAGGAGCACCTTCCAGGAGGACGATTTCCCCGCCCTGGTGTCCTCTGCCTGCAAGCCCAGCACCGCCCCCACCAGCCTCATTTCTGCGTGGAACAGTAGCAGCAGCAAGAAGGTGGCGCACCCCAGCACGGGGGCCCAGGCCGCTGGCGGGAGCAGCCAGCCCCCCAGGAAGGCTGGGAAGGGGGGCAAGGGCAGCAAGAAGGGTGGGCTGCCCCcctcagaggaggaggaggaggacggccGTGCCGGCCTCACTGCCCAGGAGCTGCGAAGCGTGCCCACCACGGTAGCGGTATCCTCCCTGCTGGCTCTGGCCTCCACCCAGACAGTCACCAAGGTTGGCAAGAAGAAGAAGGTGGGCTCGGAGAAGGCAGGTGCCGCCtcaccccccccactccccccggACAAAGATGGGccccctggggctgggcaggcccCCACCACGACCGCCGGCAGAGCCGAGGGGCCCATTGCCCTCATCGTCAACGGACACACAGAGGGCCCGGCCCCAGCTCGGAGCACACCCAAGGAACCTCCTGGGCTCCCGCGGCCCCTGGGGCCCCTCCCCTGTCCCACACCCCAGGAAGACTTCCCAGCACTCGgagtcccctgccctcccaggatgccccctcccccag GGTCTTGCTGTGCCACCCCCTGCAGGCTTCAACGCTGTGGTGCTCCTGAAGGGCACCCCGCCCCCGCCTCCACCCGGCCTGGTGCCCCCCGTCAGCAAGCCACCCCCCGGCTTCTCGGgcctcctgcccagcccccacccagcctgtgtccccagcactgcCACCACCACGAAAGC GCCCAGACTGACACCTACGCCACAGGCCTACCTGGTGCCCGAGAACTTCCGGGAGAGGAACCTGCAGCTCATACAGTCCATCAAGGACTTCCTGCAGAGTGA
- the ZNF598 gene encoding E3 ubiquitin-protein ligase ZNF598 isoform X2 yields MVLLTSPLTWFQVVFGKKLPAFATIPLQQLQYEKKYDIYFADGKVFALYRQLLQHECPQCPELPPFGLFGDLEQHMRKQHELFCCKLCLKHLKIFTYERKWYSRKDLARHRMQGDPDDTSHRGHPLCKFCDERYLDNDELLKHLRRDHYFCHFCDSDGAQDYYSDYAYLREHFREKHFLCEEGRCSTEQFTHAFRTEIDLKAHRTACHSRSRAEARQNRQIDLQFSYAPRHSRRNEGVVGGEDYEEVDRYNRQGRTGRASGRGAQQSRRGSWREEEDREVAAAIRASVAAQQQQQQQQETRRSEDREEGGRAKKEEAGLRGLEEPRGPRRPPRTQGEGAGLKEASPNGPVSQEGLPAPGPATGTMLPSTLPPPTSKLKDEDFPSLCASTSSSSSSSCSAATALGPVGLALAYPVPARGRSTFQEDDFPALVSSACKPSTAPTSLISAWNSSSSKKVAHPSTGAQAAGGSSQPPRKAGKGGKGSKKGGLPPSEEEEEDGRAGLTAQELRSVPTTVAVSSLLALASTQTVTKVGKKKKVGSEKAGAASPPPLPPDKDGPPGAGQAPTTTAGRAEGPIALIVNGHTEGPAPARSTPKEPPGLPRPLGPLPCPTPQEDFPALGVPCPPRMPPPPGFNAVVLLKGTPPPPPPGLVPPVSKPPPGFSGLLPSPHPACVPSTATTTKAPRLTPTPQAYLVPENFRERNLQLIQSIKDFLQSDEARFGKFKSHSGEFRQGVISAAQYYKSCRDLLGENFQKIFNELLVLLPDTAKQQELLSAHTHFRGRDRPPGTKAKKNKKSAWQASTRPAGLDCCVCPTCQQVLAHGDVSSHQALHAAQDNDFPSLQAIARILT; encoded by the exons ATGGTCCTGCTCACCAGCCCCCTCACTTGGTTCCAGGTGGTCTTCGGGAAGAAGCTTCCTGCCTTTGCCACAATTCCCCTTCAGCAGCTGCAGTACGAGAAGAAATATGACATCTACTTTGCCGATGGAAAAGTTTTTGCCTTGTACAG GCAGCTGCTTCAGCATGAGTGCCCGCAGTGCCCTGAGCTGCCGCCCTTCGGCCTCTTCGGGGACCTGGAGCAGCACATGCGGAAGCAACACGAGCTCTTCTGCTGCAAGCTATGCCTCAAACACCTCAAG ATCTTCACCTACGAGCGCAAATGGTACTCGCGCAAGGACCTGGCGCGGCACCGCATGCAGGGGGACCCCGACGACACGTCACACCGAGGGCACCCGCTCTGCAAGTTCTGTGACGAGCGCTACCTGGACAACGACGAGCTGCTCAAACACCTTCGCCGTGACCACTACTTCTGCCATTTCTGTGACTCGGACGGGGCCCAGGACTACTACAG CGACTACGCCTACCTGCGCGAGCACTTCCGGGAGAAGCACTTCCTGTGTGAGGAGGGCCGCTGCAGCACGGAGCAGTTCACCCACGCCTTCCGCACCGAGATTGACCTCAAGGCCCACAGGACAGCCTGCCACAGCCGGAGCCGCGCCGAGGCCCGCCAGAACCGCCAGATTGACCTGCAGTTCAGCTACGCACCCCGGCACTCGCGCCGAAACGAGG GGGTCGTTGGGGGCGAGGACTACGAGGAGGTGGACAGGTACAATCGCCAGGGCCGTACCGGCCGGGCCAGTGGTCGTGGAGCCCAGCAGAGCCGTCGAGGAAGCTGGAG GGAAGAAGAGGACCGGGAAGTGGCGGCTGCCATCCGGGCCTCAGTGGCcgcacagcagcagcagcagcagcagcaggagacaCGCAGGAGTGAGGACCGGGAGGAGGGCGGCAGGGCcaagaaggaggaggcagggttGCGGGGGCTCGAGGAGCCCCGAGGCCCCCGGCGCCCACCCCGGACTCAGGGCGAAGGTGCAG GCCTCAAGGAAGCCTCGCCAAATGGTCCTGTAAGCCAAGAgggcctcccagcccctggcccagccaCAGGGACCATGCTGCCAAG caccctcccacctcccacttcGAAGCTCAAGGATGAAGATTTCCCCAGCCTCTGCGCCTCcacgtcctcctcctcctcctcctcgtgcTCTGCTGCCACGGCCCTGGGCCCCGTGGGGCTGGCACTGGCGTACCCTGTCCCTGCCAGGGGCAGGAGCACCTTCCAGGAGGACGATTTCCCCGCCCTGGTGTCCTCTGCCTGCAAGCCCAGCACCGCCCCCACCAGCCTCATTTCTGCGTGGAACAGTAGCAGCAGCAAGAAGGTGGCGCACCCCAGCACGGGGGCCCAGGCCGCTGGCGGGAGCAGCCAGCCCCCCAGGAAGGCTGGGAAGGGGGGCAAGGGCAGCAAGAAGGGTGGGCTGCCCCcctcagaggaggaggaggaggacggccGTGCCGGCCTCACTGCCCAGGAGCTGCGAAGCGTGCCCACCACGGTAGCGGTATCCTCCCTGCTGGCTCTGGCCTCCACCCAGACAGTCACCAAGGTTGGCAAGAAGAAGAAGGTGGGCTCGGAGAAGGCAGGTGCCGCCtcaccccccccactccccccggACAAAGATGGGccccctggggctgggcaggcccCCACCACGACCGCCGGCAGAGCCGAGGGGCCCATTGCCCTCATCGTCAACGGACACACAGAGGGCCCGGCCCCAGCTCGGAGCACACCCAAGGAACCTCCTGGGCTCCCGCGGCCCCTGGGGCCCCTCCCCTGTCCCACACCCCAGGAAGACTTCCCAGCACTCGgagtcccctgccctcccaggatgccccctcccccag GCTTCAACGCTGTGGTGCTCCTGAAGGGCACCCCGCCCCCGCCTCCACCCGGCCTGGTGCCCCCCGTCAGCAAGCCACCCCCCGGCTTCTCGGgcctcctgcccagcccccacccagcctgtgtccccagcactgcCACCACCACGAAAGC GCCCAGACTGACACCTACGCCACAGGCCTACCTGGTGCCCGAGAACTTCCGGGAGAGGAACCTGCAGCTCATACAGTCCATCAAGGACTTCCTGCAGAGTGACGAGGCCCGCTTCGGCAAGTTCAAGAGCCACTCGGGGGAGTTCAGACAG GGCGTGATCTCCGCAGCCCAGTATTACAAGAGCTGCCGCGACCTGCTCGGGGAGAACTTCCAGAAGATTTTCAATGAGCTGCTGGTGCTCCTGCCTGACACGGCCAAGCAGCAGGAGCTGCTGTCCGCACACACGCACTTCCGGGGCCGAGACAGGCCTCCTGGCACCAAGgccaagaaaaacaagaagagcGCGTGGCAGGCCAGCACCCGGCCGGCGGGCCTGGACTGCTGCGTGTGCCCCACCTGCCAGCAGGTGCTCGCGCACGGTGACGTCAGCAGCCACCAGGCACTGCACGCTGCCCAGGACAACGACTTCCCCTCCCTGCAAGCCATCGCCAGGATCCTCACGTAG